The following DNA comes from Malania oleifera isolate guangnan ecotype guangnan chromosome 12, ASM2987363v1, whole genome shotgun sequence.
GTTtcctttcaatttcatttttcacCTTAGTATGTAGATGCCATAGTGCATACTCTGTTTAATTTGTTGATTTCTTGGCTAATAGTGGATCCCTGAGCTCAGGCACTATGCTCCCAATGTCCCAATCGTGCTAGTTGGAACCAAGCTTGGTAAGATGAGTTAATATTCACCataaaaccatatatataagggCATGAACGCACGTGCGTGCACACACACAGACTTGTATCGTTTCATTGTTCAGAATAACAAGTTGTAATTATAAATCTGCGAATGATACTGGAGTGCAGATTTGAGAGCAGACAGGCAGTTCTTGCTTGAGCATCCTGGAGCATCACCAGTATCAACTAGTGAGGCAAGTctaactagaaaaaaaaaaaaaaaaaaaaagatagtatTTGGGAACATCAATATCGGAATTCAGACTTAGATTTGTACGAATTTAAAAAAAACTTCATACAATTTTAAACAATGTTTTGTCTACGTACAAGTTCAAGATTCGAATTTCATGCTTTGAGTGTAAGAATTCATTTTATAACACTGAAATATTTAGATTTGTCGGAATAGACATGAAATTGGTTGTAGCTAACAAGTGTTGTATATCTTGGTGGGTGTAAAAAGGGGGAGGAGTTGAGGAAGATGATTGGTGCAAGCACCTATATCGAGTGCAGTTCTAAAACTCAGCAGGTATTGGTCATCTTCCCCTTTGTTAGATCTAATAATCCATGAAAACTTATTTGTAGTTTAACTGTCACTATCAAGTGCCTAAAGTCGTGTATATTAACAAATTCGTATCTCGGTAGATGCATGATAGTGATCCCTATGGGCATGGGTGACCCATGTTTTTCACTATTATGTGTTTAGCCGTGATAATCCCTAATATTATTCTTACCAGACTATCTTCAAATTAATGACAGTGGTCCAAACTTTCTTCATATTCAAGTCTTTTCATCTATTCATCAAGTAGTTAATGTGCCTTGGGTTGGTATCTCAGCTAGACACTTGATGGTGACTTACATGGTATGAGGGAGAATGTTCGTAAACATtgcatttaattaattaatggaaTTTTATCCAAAAACAGAGTCTACAATTTGTCTTTCCTGATTCTCATATCTTTTTCGATGGTGTTTCAGAATGTGAAGGTTGTGTTCGATGCTGCAATAAAAGCTGTCTTGCGTCCCTCAAAGCCAAAGAAAAAACCGCAGAAGCCAAAACCATGCACCCTTCTTTAAGTCGATGCCCAGAAGAGATATCAGTCTCGGGAATAAGTATTTGGGGCTTTTGGTTTAGGATTGTGTGAATTTGTACAAAAAGACTATTGAATTTTTGTCTAAGTTCACACAGTTTCAAATATAAAGTTCTAAATTTGTAAATATAACCTTCCTAAATTGCAGAGCCCATTTTAGGATTTGCAAATAACAATGCATGTATATTAAATTGTCTAAGCatggaaagaaattaaaaatagtCCTTATGCTGCTGCTAGGAAGCAAGTATGGGATTACCTCTTGTTATGTAGTTTGGGTTATAAAAATAAACTCTGAACTTTAATTGAGATGTTTATAGTGTTGGACTTTTGTGGAGTCTAGTTGGATTCAATCTGATGATGATCCaacttttctttaatgagagatttctattcTAAGGTTTAGTCCATGAGCACTACGGCTTGGGCTCGGGAAAATTTTTTCGGCTCGTTTTGTAACTCATTCAGAAGCTTGtgcgcagcatataaaatgattgtttttggaTGATTAGAATAAGTGGTCACACTTtacgagagagcgagagagagagagagagagagagagcattgtaccgccgcactttttgtatttttcttcctgataatagtaaaatccttgcaactccgtggacgtagacAAAATTACTGAACCATGTAAATACTGTCTtctgcatgtgattgattttttttttaacgtgtattctttttctattttgtttctcacaagtttttGGAAATTTGTTTCTAAAATCCATTTTTCTCTAGTGGGCTCTTTTGTGGCGACATGTAGTTAGTGAAAAAAAGAGACATTAAAATGGAACTGTTAACAttaataagtaaaaaaaaaaaaagaaataacttTTTATAATAAGTTGAGGAATATGGATATGGaaattaactttttaaaaattCACTAATTTTCTATGACAAAAATCATAATCATCATCACTACCATGCCACTTTGAGATAAATTAATGCTTTCATCCCAAACAATTACTTATACTAGTAGTAGGGAATATTTGTAGTTCAAGAAATAAATAATTTCTTACACTTCACTTTCGATCAAGGGTTTTATTTGGGAAAgagggaaaataaaatatgaagaaaactcatttttcatgatttttttagaaattaattatttaaaaaaatatttaattttgtgaaaataaaaaattaaatgttattaacatgtaaaattaatttttattcataaatttagtatattttttaattttcttttccacTTTCCATAATGCCAGGCATAAAATGGGAACTTGTTCAAAATTTTCTTCCATATCTTGAATGTTTTCCGAGTTTCAATTAAGACTTGAAAAGTcaatttttcactatcaaaactccACGTCATTttttgaacttgaaaaatattttttaaaaaaagaaagaaaatatgaaagaatgtacattttcatgtttggttatcaagaaaagtgataaagaaaataaaaatatatattatattaatcaacaaaaatcattttaatacatttttagcatttgaattttctttatttttagtcatagaagaactttttttttttttttatataccatATGTTatagaaaggaaagaaaaaaaaaattattttctagtgTATTTTCTCCCTatagaaaatattattaaaaataaaattcgtGGTAATACAATTTAAAGTTAAGAAAAAGTATTAATGTTGCGTGGaattaaaattttccattaattgATATactacatattttattttctttttcgcTCTACTAAATAACCAAAAAAgtattctttcatatttttcttttctctcaatattttcatttaaagagTAAAGTATCAAAATTTTTGAACCTATTTTGTttcataaatgtatttttttttattgaaataataGAAGAATATTTTAAAACTTCCTcatataaaattgaaatttttttaaaaaagttctatataaatattaaagcaataaaaaattt
Coding sequences within:
- the LOC131144437 gene encoding rac-like GTP-binding protein RAC13, coding for MSTARFIKCVTVGDGAVGKTCMLISYTSNTFPTDYVPTVFDNFSANVVVDGSTVNLGLWDTAGQEDYNRLRPLSYRGADVFLLVFSLISKASFENIYKKWIPELRHYAPNVPIVLVGTKLDLRADRQFLLEHPGASPVSTSEGEELRKMIGASTYIECSSKTQQNVKVVFDAAIKAVLRPSKPKKKPQKPKPCTLL